One Clupea harengus chromosome 3, Ch_v2.0.2, whole genome shotgun sequence DNA window includes the following coding sequences:
- the tmem138 gene encoding transmembrane protein 138 — protein MLQTNNYSLVLLIQLALLTYDLFVNSFSELLRAAPVVQLVLFIIQDIAILFNVIIILLMMFNTYVFQVGLVSLLLERFRALLMLSALYLTLSICLHCWVMNLRWMESNRFVWTDGLQVLFVFQRLAAVLYYYFYKRTTEYLGDPRLYEDSPWLRDAFARARQ, from the exons ATGCTCCAGACCAACAACTACTCGCTGGTGCTGCTGATCCAGCTGGCCCTGCTGACCTACGACCTGTTTGTGAACTCCTTCAGTGAGCTGTTGAGGGCCGCGCCCGTCGTCCAGCTGGTGCTCTTCAT taTCCAGGACATAGCCATCCTGTTTAATGTGATCATCATCCTGCTGATGATGTTCAACACGTACGTGTTCCAGGTGGGGCTGGTGTCTCTGCTGTTGGAGCGCTTCAGAGCCCTGCTCATGCTGTCCGCCCTCTACCTCACGCTCAGCATCTGCCTCCACTGCTGGGTgatg AACCTCAGGTGGATGGAGTCCAACCGCTTTGTTTGGACGGACGGCCTCCAAGTCCTCTTTGTCTTCCAGCGACTCG ctGCAGTGTTGTACTACTACTTCTACAAGCGCACCACTGAGTACCTCGGGGACCCCCGGCTTTACGAGGACTCCCCCTGGCTACGGGACGCCTTCGCACGCGCCCGCCAGTGA